Sequence from the Microplitis demolitor isolate Queensland-Clemson2020A chromosome 2, iyMicDemo2.1a, whole genome shotgun sequence genome:
tacttttcaataattttttttttttttcgtatatgcatcttgaatgacataaaattcaagaaaacatattacaaatatgaaaaaaaatagtattattatattaattttactgttcgtctattggtgcacaaaaatgaacccgtgcccagtaccggaatagccaatcatattaatgttatcgatagacattaacggtgagttttattgactgactaaatcaagtacaatattaattattactggagccctaatatttaatgcagtatttataattgttataaaaaatagattaagtatagataaactctaatttaaatcataaaaaataaatttttgtttttagttttttttttttaaattatttttttaataaaacctcaaatgatttattttgtttctattctttagttcaaaatatttattttcattgaattttcaataatttaaaaattttaaatacattttacattatgggcgtgatatagcagacatcagacaaattcaaaattattaataaatcgagtaaataattaataatataaaattttaaaaaatgtaaattcaaaaaattttgaaattaatagtgctttttttgtaaatattatttttgtaattatatatcttatttatttacaatttcaaatttgtctgatgtttgCAACATTCAAAcccgttttattaagttaatattatttaataattgttaatattttcactatgaACAAAtgcaatttgattattttttaataggcAAATGTCTATTCTGCATGatgtaataataacatttttgtttcttattctacgtttataaaaagatatataaaaattttaaatttatgaaaattacttattagccataaaattaaattactttataaaataatgaatgatattaaactaaaaactattgataaataaaaaaaatgagtatttctttttttttaattttttattttacaaaaaacagGATTAAGCCTATggtgtaattataattaattttaaatataataataataataaaatagttttatttgcacAACTTTTAAgtcttatacaaatttttacatatatcatattttcatttagtaattaattttaaatatattatgatttaatttttatttatattgtaattgattatttaataattaaaattttattatttatttattaattatttacaagaatTATACTAAgcttattaactaaaaaagtGAACTTTTAATAcacaattatgattaatttatacaatCAAAATTTACCACATTTACATTAGATACTtaacattatatttataaaattaatcaaatctcaagtaatattttataaaattaaattatcggaTGATAAAcgattatttacaaataattacaatcattATTACGTTGTCTTATTAGAACTATGACAACTTACGTTTTTTAACAGGAACAAAAATACTGCCCGTATCATCATCATGTTTACGTTTATAGCTGTAGTTTCCGATAGCTCCAATTCTTACTTCCACATCTGCTGTAGTTACAGGCATAAGTTGACTACTCGTACTTCCCACAGAATTATCTTGTATTTCTTCAGCTTCAGGTGAAGATACCGACGACCCATCTGAATTAGCAGATTTTTTCTTCGTCAGTCTGTCAAGATACTCGTGATAGCTGATCTTTCGTCTACTTGACTTCCTAATTTCAGCTTTAGCCAAAACATTCTCCTGATCCGATGAACTGGAGCATCTCTCTTTTCGATTCATTAAAATCAATTGGCCAgttggatttttaaataaacgcaTCACCCGGTTTTTTATTCTaggtgaaattttatttaatatttccttGAACTCCCTGTCCATCTTAATCAGCAGATCAAACGTCACTTTCCGATCCAGCAACCAAAACCAAGGATTTCCATCCAAGACTTCTGGAATTTTCCATTGCGAGGATCGAATAGTTAAATATATGCAAAACGCCGCCACGACTGCCGGTTTGTATTTGACGCACATTGACGTCATCTGCAAGGTGTTGGTCGCCATCTGCAGAAAAATCTTGCATAGTTCTTTACAAGCGTTGATTTCTTGGCAGAATTTCATAATATACTTATGTGGATGATTCACTCCCATCCTGAATCCTAATGTGGCTAAAAGGATGcgttcatttaatattatagtCTTGACATGATCCTGGTACTCGGCAGCAGTGGTGTCCAGTTGATAGTTCATGTCTTTTTTCAAGCAGCGATAAAAAGCATTGATAAcgtctttcaatttttgtggCTCTTCTTGAACCTTTGCCGCCACGAAAATTGCCGTCATTGCCATTTCATAACGATGAAATTTCGACAATGAATGTTGAGTGTAAAAACGGTGCATGTACACTGTAGCTGTATGCGTACAGACTTCCGACAATTTTAGCCGCTTGCCCAAATCATTCATTAAGTAAGCAGCTTGTTGTTTGTGGTCCAGTTCTTTTTCAGTACTTACACCATCTTTGAAACTCGGAGAATTCTTTAACTCTTCTTTGCTAAAATACCACTTTTGAGCCATATTAACTTCACTGTACACTTTATTATTTCACACTGAAATAGCTTATTCACTTCTAAAATcgcacaattttatttttccgtaaactttttatttattctcaagcGAACTGTAGGACATTGAGTTCGagaataaaatgacaaaatattgACGAGACACTGAAATTTAAGGGATTTTATAACAAAGCCATTTAAGATTTTATCCCAATGAAATTGTAGCAACAATGTGTATGGGGGTAATTAGAAAGTAATAGTTGAGGGCTGAAGAAATGTACCTGAGGTAGAAAAGGTTATTAGACTAAtgactataaatattataatcatAAGTGTTTGAATATTCAggtattaaagtaattaacatTTCTATGAACAAGCTAAAGACCTGATGGCAAATAATTAAGttcgtaattaaatatttatgtcggGCTCTcaaataatgaattgaaaattttctcatataGGGACATATTTGGAGTTTATCAAAATGTGACAGCTATGCGTGCGATGAATGATTTACTTATTGATCATgttaaatcattgaaaaatgttGATGTAATCGTAGGATTGGATTCACGTGGTTTTCTTTTAGGACCAATATTAAGTACTGAGCTCGGAAAACCTTTTGTTCCTATCAGAAAGAAAGGAAAATTACCAGGAAATATTAAACGCGAGAGTTATACTTTAGAGTATGGTgaggtaaatttaatttttattattaagttatagtattatatttaaatataggtATATGTTTATAAGTGGGGTCAACATGTATTTTAAAGAGCAAAAAACCAAAAGTAGACCAATGGCTTTGATTCCAATTTCAACCGGAAGCATTTGTCGGCGGATTGAAGTTACATTTGCTTAATTAGATGTTTATTAAGCGTTGGTATTGTATAAGTGTATGTCTATGGTATGAAAATGCTcatattttggatttttctttgaaatttttcagttccGTGCTGCACTGCACTATTTGacatatttttctattcattCTATATATTGACTCTCAAGTCAACCACCAAAACaccttaaaaatattgaaataatacaaatatgctgattttcactattacaagagttcaaaaattatttgtaactcttAGATAGACCTTCCTATcgccaccgtccatcttacggctgtaataaattacattattattattatgagaaaaaaattaatttttgaaaatcaacatGATTTTGTGTTATTCTTACCAATTTTGTACACATTAGTTACAAGGTTCGGATAGATATCTAGTGTTAGAGACATAAACtcatacagaaaatttaatctgcAAGCACTTGGAACTTTGAAAATTGTCATGGCCCCCACTTCCACACAAATacctaaatatatacaattagtaataatatttaaaaaaaaaacttttttgataaacgaaaatgaaaaagtcaAAAGTCTCAAGCTTATAAATTGCACCATTATATTTATCAGTAttgtaaagtat
This genomic interval carries:
- the LOC128669063 gene encoding cyclin-T-like translates to MAQKWYFSKEELKNSPSFKDGVSTEKELDHKQQAAYLMNDLGKRLKLSEVCTHTATVYMHRFYTQHSLSKFHRYEMAMTAIFVAAKVQEEPQKLKDVINAFYRCLKKDMNYQLDTTAAEYQDHVKTIILNERILLATLGFRMGVNHPHKYIMKFCQEINACKELCKIFLQMATNTLQMTSMCVKYKPAVVAAFCIYLTIRSSQWKIPEVLDGNPWFWLLDRKVTFDLLIKMDREFKEILNKISPRIKNRVMRLFKNPTGQLILMNRKERCSSSSDQENVLAKAEIRKSSRRKISYHEYLDRLTKKKSANSDGSSVSSPEAEEIQDNSVGSTSSQLMPVTTADVEVRIGAIGNYSYKRKHDDDTGSIFVPVKKRKLS
- the LOC128667284 gene encoding adenine phosphoribosyltransferase-like, with amino-acid sequence MCMGVLKDIFGVYQNVTAMRAMNDLLIDHVKSLKNVDVIVGLDSRGFLLGPILSTELGKPFVPIRKKGKLPGNIKRESYTLEYGEATVEIQTDSISKGKKVLIVDDLLATGGTMSAAIKLIEAIGAEVVECIVLMELNSLNGRSKISVPVFSLIQYN